One genomic segment of Amycolatopsis granulosa includes these proteins:
- a CDS encoding LacI family DNA-binding transcriptional regulator produces the protein MTGTRRRRPTLDDVATAAGVSRATVSNAYNRPDQLSADLRNEVLRVAKRLGYAGPDPIARSLATQRTGAIAFMLDTGLSAAFSDPALSITLDALASRVDPEGHALLLLPGGHDGGPRADRVLAAQADLAVAYSLADNAPALRAVKQRGLPLVVIDQPIVPGAARVSTDDRGGAAVAARHLLELGHRRFAILSAQCLSEPRGGPLTAAEAARSRFRDNRERLAGYLEALEAAGIAPDAVPIWEVSGVSRDAAMPGAARLLDDEPTAMLCMSDELALAALAVARQRGLRVPRDLSVVGFDDTPPAAWSDPPLTTVRQDLVRKGQLAGELALRLLAGHRPPGATTLDVELVVRGSTGPAK, from the coding sequence ATGACCGGTACCCGTCGGCGGCGCCCGACGCTGGACGACGTCGCCACCGCCGCGGGTGTCTCGCGGGCGACCGTGTCCAACGCGTACAACCGTCCCGACCAACTCTCCGCCGACCTGCGCAACGAGGTGCTGCGGGTCGCGAAACGGCTCGGCTACGCGGGCCCCGACCCGATCGCGCGGAGCCTGGCGACCCAGCGCACCGGGGCGATCGCGTTCATGCTCGACACCGGGTTGTCGGCGGCCTTCTCCGATCCGGCGCTGTCGATCACCCTCGACGCGCTGGCGAGCCGGGTGGACCCGGAAGGGCACGCGCTCCTCCTCCTGCCCGGCGGGCACGACGGCGGGCCTCGGGCCGACCGGGTGCTCGCGGCCCAGGCGGATCTCGCGGTGGCCTACTCCCTGGCGGACAACGCACCGGCGCTGCGAGCGGTCAAGCAACGCGGACTGCCGCTGGTGGTGATCGACCAGCCGATCGTGCCCGGCGCGGCGCGGGTGTCGACCGACGATCGCGGCGGCGCGGCGGTCGCGGCCCGGCACCTGCTGGAACTGGGACACCGGCGGTTCGCGATCCTGTCCGCGCAGTGCCTGTCCGAACCCCGGGGCGGGCCCCTGACGGCCGCCGAGGCCGCGCGGAGCCGGTTCCGGGACAACCGGGAGCGGCTCGCCGGCTACCTGGAGGCACTGGAGGCGGCCGGCATCGCCCCGGACGCGGTGCCGATCTGGGAGGTGTCCGGGGTGTCCCGCGACGCGGCGATGCCCGGCGCGGCCCGTCTGCTCGACGACGAGCCGACCGCGATGCTGTGCATGTCCGACGAACTGGCGCTCGCCGCGCTCGCCGTCGCGCGGCAACGCGGCCTGCGGGTGCCCCGGGACCTGTCCGTCGTCGGGTTCGACGACACCCCGCCGGCCGCGTGGTCGGATCCGCCGCTGACGACCGTGCGGCAGGACCTGGTGCGCAAGGGGCAACTGGCCGGGGAGCTGGCCCTGCGCCTGCTCGCCGGTCATCGGCCGCCGGGGGCGACCACATTGGACGTCGAGCTGGTGGTGCGCGGTTCCACCGGGCCCGCCAAATAG
- a CDS encoding PP2C family protein-serine/threonine phosphatase, producing MEPGPLTISYAVASDVGQRREANEDSVYTSPRLLAVADGMGGHVAGEVASSGAVAAIAALDERAAAESAKVDVEALAGAVSDAGRRLRALVEEDSRLQGMGTTLTVLAWNGDSFAVAHVGDSRAYRLREGELVQVTRDHTVVQELVDQGRISPELAVSHPQRSVLTRALQGAGEPEPDLFVLDARAGDRYLICSDGLSDVVSPAQLSEVLGTVPEPDEAVRRLVELANAGGGPDNISCVVADVRD from the coding sequence ATGGAACCTGGGCCGCTGACGATTTCCTACGCCGTGGCTTCCGACGTCGGGCAGCGACGCGAAGCGAACGAGGACTCGGTCTACACCAGTCCGCGTCTGCTCGCGGTCGCCGACGGGATGGGCGGCCACGTCGCCGGTGAGGTCGCCAGTTCGGGCGCGGTCGCCGCGATCGCCGCCCTGGACGAGCGCGCGGCGGCCGAGTCGGCGAAGGTCGATGTCGAGGCGCTGGCGGGTGCGGTGTCCGATGCGGGGCGCCGGTTGCGGGCGCTCGTCGAGGAGGACAGCCGGCTGCAGGGCATGGGGACCACACTGACGGTCCTGGCGTGGAACGGGGATTCGTTCGCCGTGGCGCACGTGGGCGATTCCCGCGCGTACCGGCTGCGCGAGGGCGAGCTGGTGCAGGTGACGCGGGACCACACGGTGGTGCAGGAGCTGGTGGACCAGGGGCGGATCTCCCCGGAACTGGCGGTGAGCCACCCGCAGCGGTCGGTGCTGACGCGGGCCCTGCAGGGCGCCGGGGAGCCGGAGCCGGATCTGTTCGTGCTGGATGCCCGGGCCGGCGACCGGTACCTGATCTGTTCGGACGGCCTGTCGGACGTCGTGTCACCGGCCCAGCTCAGCGAGGTCCTGGGCACGGTGCCCGAGCCGGACGAAGCGGTGCGGCGGCTGGTGGAGCTCGCCAACGCGGGCGGCGGACCGGACAACATCAGCTGCGTCGTCGCCGACGTCCGGGACTGA
- a CDS encoding BTAD domain-containing putative transcriptional regulator, whose translation MRHNRGVWFAVLGPVEVRSAAGNPVPLGGPRPRSLLALLLLDAGRVVGTGRLIDGLYGDDPPGDAANALQAQVSRLRRKLGDEARIESHPAGYRLAVDPDHVDVHRFTQLAVAGRQALAAGDHTRAARLLHEALALWRGPALADVRDAPFAGAQAVRLDELRTAAIEDRAEADLALGESRDVVDELTALCAAHPLRERPRVLLIRALAAGGRQAEALTVFADARRALADELGADPSPELAAAHLAVLRADPAPEPPKLPAQLTSFVGREPELARIAALLADNRLVTLTGPGGAGKTRLAVEAGSHADGDVCFVDLAPVASGTEVAQAVLTALGLRETGLFPAAAAPDPVDRAEVALTDRRVLLIFDNCEHVITGAAKLVHRLLAASPGLRVLATSREPLGITGEALCPVPPLASPPPGTAADEALGYESVRLFAERAAAVRPGFRLDDRTAPQVLRICAALDGLPLAIELAAARLRTLPLDQLESRLGDRFRLLSKGSRTAAPRHQTLRAVVGWSWDLLEPDERDLARRFAVFAGGATADAVAGVCGLSEADAEDLLDSLVDKSLVEFSGDRYRMLETIRAFSAERLDQSGERERLARAHAEHFLALARTADPHLRRSEQIEWLARLTAERANLNAALRWAVDADTALALRLVGALSSYWRLQGVRTEIAPLAVRLLANLGPEPLTEVGELMEEYTLAVLNAAPAEPPGLDEHLRRVESIMSSLRWPVRQPYLLVYWALFAGPPAPGRRPTELELAMSGDADPWFGALRDFSLSYLQLFNGDIAGAEQTFHRALESFRTVGDRWGAAQVLDGLAELADLRGDRDRALALVDEAIGLLGELNATEELAELTLRRADRLLRDGDLSDAEAGYQRGADLARRAGASTLLALAERGFGDLARRRGDFAPARARYERALRGLGADWQSGAASAQTLTALGRLAEATGDLDEARARHRRALGITLAQHFRSNIADALEGLAGTTLLDGDPDTAAEQLGMAVALRGVARRGDQDVAAVAARCRHLLGADAYAAAYDRGAAMPYDEVLARLEPLADPPSPEAR comes from the coding sequence ATGCGCCACAATCGCGGGGTGTGGTTCGCCGTCCTGGGTCCGGTCGAGGTGCGCTCCGCGGCCGGGAACCCGGTGCCCCTCGGCGGGCCACGGCCGCGCTCCCTCCTCGCACTCCTGCTGCTCGACGCGGGTCGCGTCGTCGGCACCGGCCGGCTCATCGACGGCCTCTACGGCGACGACCCGCCGGGCGACGCGGCCAATGCGCTACAGGCACAGGTGTCCCGGCTGCGCCGCAAGCTCGGCGACGAAGCACGCATCGAGTCGCACCCGGCGGGCTACCGGCTCGCTGTCGACCCGGACCACGTCGACGTCCACCGCTTCACCCAGCTCGCCGTGGCGGGCCGGCAAGCCCTCGCCGCCGGCGACCACACCCGTGCCGCGCGGCTCCTGCATGAGGCCCTCGCCCTGTGGCGCGGCCCGGCGCTGGCCGATGTCCGCGACGCGCCCTTCGCCGGAGCGCAGGCCGTCCGGCTGGACGAGCTGCGCACCGCGGCGATCGAGGACCGTGCGGAAGCCGACCTGGCCCTCGGCGAGTCCCGGGACGTGGTCGACGAGCTGACCGCGCTGTGCGCCGCCCACCCCCTCCGCGAGCGGCCGCGTGTCCTGCTCATCCGCGCGCTCGCGGCCGGCGGGCGCCAGGCCGAGGCACTCACCGTCTTCGCGGACGCTCGCCGCGCGCTCGCCGACGAGCTGGGCGCCGACCCGTCGCCGGAACTCGCCGCCGCCCACCTCGCGGTGCTGCGCGCCGATCCGGCGCCGGAACCACCGAAACTCCCCGCCCAGCTCACCAGCTTCGTCGGCCGGGAACCGGAACTGGCTCGCATCGCCGCTCTGCTGGCGGACAACCGCCTGGTCACGCTCACCGGTCCCGGTGGCGCGGGCAAGACCCGGCTGGCCGTCGAGGCCGGCAGCCACGCCGACGGCGACGTGTGCTTCGTGGACCTGGCGCCCGTCGCGAGCGGCACCGAGGTCGCCCAGGCCGTCCTCACCGCGCTCGGCCTGCGGGAGACCGGGCTGTTCCCCGCCGCGGCCGCGCCGGATCCGGTCGACCGCGCGGAGGTGGCCCTGACCGACCGCCGCGTACTGCTGATCTTCGACAACTGCGAGCACGTCATCACCGGCGCCGCCAAGCTCGTCCACCGGCTGCTCGCGGCCAGCCCCGGGCTGCGGGTGCTCGCCACCAGCCGGGAACCGCTGGGCATCACCGGTGAGGCGTTGTGCCCGGTGCCGCCGCTGGCGTCGCCGCCGCCGGGTACGGCCGCCGACGAGGCTCTCGGCTACGAGTCGGTGCGGCTGTTCGCCGAGCGCGCAGCGGCGGTGCGGCCCGGGTTCCGGCTCGACGACCGGACCGCACCACAGGTGCTGCGGATCTGCGCGGCGCTCGACGGGTTGCCGCTGGCGATCGAGCTGGCCGCGGCCCGCCTGCGGACCCTGCCGCTGGACCAGCTCGAGTCCCGGCTCGGCGACCGGTTCCGCCTGCTGTCGAAGGGCAGCCGCACCGCCGCGCCCCGGCACCAGACGTTGCGCGCGGTGGTCGGCTGGAGCTGGGACCTCCTCGAACCGGACGAACGGGACCTGGCGCGGCGGTTCGCTGTCTTCGCGGGCGGCGCGACCGCGGATGCCGTCGCCGGCGTGTGTGGACTGTCCGAAGCGGACGCCGAGGACCTCCTTGACAGCCTTGTCGACAAGTCTCTCGTGGAGTTCTCCGGGGACCGGTACCGGATGTTGGAGACGATCCGGGCGTTCAGCGCGGAGCGACTGGACCAATCGGGCGAACGCGAAAGACTCGCCCGCGCGCACGCCGAGCACTTCCTCGCGCTCGCCCGCACCGCCGACCCCCACCTGCGCCGCAGCGAGCAGATCGAGTGGCTCGCGCGGCTGACCGCGGAGCGGGCGAACCTGAACGCCGCTCTGCGCTGGGCGGTCGATGCGGACACCGCGCTGGCACTGCGGCTGGTCGGGGCGCTGTCGTCGTACTGGCGGCTGCAGGGTGTGCGGACGGAGATCGCGCCGCTGGCGGTGCGCCTGCTCGCCAACCTCGGCCCCGAACCGCTCACCGAGGTCGGGGAGCTCATGGAGGAATACACGCTCGCCGTGCTCAACGCGGCACCCGCGGAGCCGCCCGGGCTGGACGAGCACCTGCGCCGGGTGGAGTCGATCATGAGCTCGCTGCGCTGGCCGGTGCGGCAGCCGTACCTGCTGGTCTACTGGGCGTTGTTCGCCGGACCACCGGCCCCTGGGCGCCGGCCGACCGAGCTGGAGCTGGCGATGTCGGGCGATGCCGATCCCTGGTTCGGCGCGCTGCGGGACTTCTCCCTCAGCTACCTCCAGCTGTTCAACGGGGACATCGCGGGCGCCGAGCAGACCTTCCACCGGGCGCTGGAGTCGTTCCGCACCGTTGGCGACCGGTGGGGCGCGGCGCAAGTGCTCGACGGGCTTGCCGAGCTCGCGGACCTGCGCGGGGACCGGGACCGGGCGCTGGCGCTGGTGGACGAGGCGATCGGCCTGCTCGGCGAACTCAATGCGACGGAGGAACTGGCCGAGCTGACGCTGCGGCGAGCGGACCGGCTGCTGCGCGACGGCGACCTGAGCGACGCGGAAGCCGGCTACCAGCGCGGCGCGGACCTGGCGCGGCGGGCCGGCGCCTCGACGCTGCTCGCGCTGGCCGAGCGCGGGTTCGGCGATCTGGCGCGCCGTCGTGGGGACTTCGCGCCTGCGCGGGCCCGGTACGAACGCGCGCTGCGCGGGCTGGGCGCGGACTGGCAGAGCGGCGCGGCCAGCGCCCAGACGCTGACCGCGCTCGGCCGGCTCGCCGAGGCCACGGGCGACCTGGACGAGGCCCGGGCGCGGCACCGGCGGGCGCTCGGGATCACCCTGGCACAGCACTTCCGGTCGAACATCGCCGACGCCCTGGAGGGGCTGGCGGGGACCACCTTGCTCGACGGCGATCCGGACACCGCCGCCGAGCAGCTGGGGATGGCGGTCGCGCTGCGTGGCGTGGCCCGGCGGGGCGACCAGGACGTGGCAGCGGTCGCGGCGCGGTGCCGGCACCTGCTCGGCGCGGACGCCTACGCCGCCGCCTACGACCGCGGCGCGGCGATGCCGTACGACGAAGTCCTCGCCCGGCTGGAACCCCTCGCGGATCCACCGAGCCCCGAAGCTCGGTGA
- a CDS encoding DUF2087 domain-containing protein: MASPEALVSALADPERLMLFARICTEPDGLPADDRRTAKLANRLVSAGLVTLAEGRYRAVPGAFRDALARRPADPVDALFRRGRLTAIPRPGKLRQALLTELAGKFEPGRIYTEREVREKLAPIHDDHAALRRFLVDEGLLQRSNDGRAYGRPAEARPAADGSFAGGT; this comes from the coding sequence ATGGCATCACCGGAAGCGCTGGTTTCCGCGCTGGCGGACCCCGAACGTCTGATGCTCTTCGCCAGGATCTGCACGGAGCCCGACGGCCTGCCCGCCGACGACCGGCGTACGGCGAAGCTCGCGAACCGGCTCGTCTCAGCCGGCTTGGTCACCCTTGCGGAGGGGCGCTACCGGGCCGTTCCCGGAGCCTTCCGCGATGCGCTGGCGAGGCGCCCGGCCGATCCGGTCGATGCGCTGTTCCGCCGCGGACGGCTCACGGCGATCCCACGGCCGGGCAAGCTGCGTCAAGCCCTGCTCACGGAACTCGCCGGGAAGTTCGAGCCCGGCCGGATCTACACCGAGCGCGAGGTTCGCGAGAAGCTCGCGCCCATCCACGACGACCACGCCGCGCTCCGCCGCTTCCTCGTCGACGAAGGTTTGCTCCAGCGCAGCAACGACGGCCGCGCCTACGGACGTCCCGCCGAGGCACGCCCAGCAGCCGACGGGTCGTTCGCCGGGGGGACCTGA
- a CDS encoding sugar-binding domain-containing protein codes for MIVADPDRLCPRPQLVRPEWFELDGTWGFAFDDGDRGLADRWFAEAEPFDRTITVPYPPESELSRVHVTEPHAVVWYRREFDAPPIPHGHRLILHFAAVDYAASVWINGNPVGGHQGGQTPFSFDITQALRADGPQVVVLRAEDRPDEGTQPRGKQDWHPEPHDIWYHRTTGIWQPVWAEVVPDLHVRDLHWTPDISRASVVCEGELSVAPAEAVTIRVALRLGDEILAEQSVRVDRRRFRFDVAVPALRHGQDRHRLLWSPENPVLVDAAVELHGAEAPTDTVSSYLGLRDVGVADGRFLLNHLPYFPRMVLEQGYWPQSHLAAPDAVAVRREVELVKELGFTGVRVHQKAEDPRFLYWCDRLGLLVWGETANAYEFAPEAVERLTREWLEILRRDRSHPCIVTWVPVNESWGVPDIAVDRAQAHFARSLYHLTKSVDPSRPVIGNDGWETPEADIVGVHDYAPAGTSLSTRYGDPDAVHDTVTNGRPGGRRLLLDAAAPGRPVMLTEFGGLSFVPAEDEKWFGYSTVTDDEDLVARLEQLVTTVLASPAIAGFCYTQLTDTEQERNGLLTADRTPKVDPARIRAILTRPAAAVPPEELNPFRERT; via the coding sequence ATGATCGTCGCCGACCCGGACCGCCTGTGCCCGCGACCGCAACTCGTCCGGCCCGAGTGGTTCGAACTGGACGGCACCTGGGGCTTCGCGTTCGACGACGGCGACCGCGGCCTCGCCGACCGGTGGTTCGCCGAGGCGGAACCGTTCGACCGGACGATCACCGTGCCGTACCCGCCGGAATCGGAGCTCTCCCGCGTGCACGTGACCGAACCGCACGCCGTCGTCTGGTACCGGCGTGAGTTCGATGCCCCGCCGATCCCGCACGGGCACCGCCTGATCCTGCACTTCGCCGCGGTCGACTACGCGGCATCGGTGTGGATCAACGGAAATCCCGTCGGCGGCCACCAAGGTGGGCAAACACCGTTCTCCTTCGACATCACTCAGGCGTTGCGGGCGGACGGTCCGCAGGTCGTCGTCCTGCGGGCGGAGGACCGGCCGGACGAAGGCACTCAGCCCAGGGGCAAGCAGGACTGGCATCCCGAACCGCACGACATCTGGTACCACCGCACCACCGGAATCTGGCAGCCGGTGTGGGCGGAAGTCGTGCCCGATCTGCATGTGCGTGATCTGCACTGGACGCCGGACATCAGCCGGGCATCCGTCGTCTGCGAGGGCGAGCTCTCCGTGGCACCCGCGGAGGCCGTCACGATCCGCGTGGCGTTGCGGCTCGGCGACGAAATCCTGGCCGAACAGTCCGTGCGGGTCGACCGGCGGCGGTTCCGGTTCGACGTCGCCGTACCCGCGCTGCGGCACGGACAGGACCGGCACCGGCTGCTGTGGTCTCCGGAGAATCCCGTGCTGGTGGACGCCGCGGTCGAACTGCACGGCGCCGAAGCGCCCACCGATACGGTGTCGAGCTATCTCGGCCTGCGTGATGTCGGTGTTGCCGATGGCCGTTTCCTCCTCAATCACCTCCCGTACTTCCCGCGGATGGTTCTGGAACAGGGTTACTGGCCACAGTCGCACCTCGCCGCGCCGGACGCGGTCGCGGTGCGCCGGGAGGTCGAGCTCGTCAAGGAGCTCGGCTTCACCGGTGTCCGGGTGCACCAGAAGGCCGAGGACCCCCGGTTCCTCTACTGGTGCGACCGCCTCGGTTTGCTGGTCTGGGGTGAGACCGCGAACGCCTACGAGTTCGCTCCGGAAGCCGTTGAGCGGCTGACCCGGGAATGGCTGGAGATCCTGCGCCGGGACCGCAGCCATCCCTGCATCGTCACCTGGGTACCGGTCAACGAGAGCTGGGGCGTCCCGGACATCGCCGTGGACCGGGCCCAGGCCCACTTCGCGCGTTCCCTCTACCACCTCACCAAGAGCGTCGATCCGAGCCGGCCGGTGATCGGCAACGACGGCTGGGAGACCCCGGAGGCCGACATCGTCGGCGTGCACGACTACGCCCCCGCCGGCACCTCACTGTCCACTCGCTACGGTGATCCCGACGCCGTGCACGACACCGTGACCAACGGACGTCCCGGTGGTCGTCGCCTCCTGCTCGACGCCGCCGCACCCGGCCGCCCGGTCATGCTGACCGAGTTCGGCGGCCTGTCCTTCGTTCCCGCCGAGGATGAGAAGTGGTTCGGCTACTCCACCGTGACGGATGACGAAGACCTGGTCGCCCGCCTGGAGCAGCTCGTCACCACCGTTCTCGCCTCACCCGCGATCGCCGGCTTCTGCTACACCCAGCTGACCGACACCGAGCAGGAACGCAACGGCCTGCTCACCGCGGACCGAACGCCGAAGGTCGACCCGGCCCGTATCCGTGCGATCCTCACCCGCCCCGCGGCGGCCGTCCCACCCGAGGAGCTCAACCCCTTCCGCGAGCGCACCTGA
- a CDS encoding peptidase inhibitor family I36 protein codes for MFGIVRAYLPKALVLAAIGLLTTGGIAEAETAPAVPNGCEQGEFCAWSGGLYGGTVQFLDLRTANPGECIPLGGATRSFVNRLDREVTVYQGQDCSTEGDFSTYPGHGTFVPQAPFVVRAIQIWDH; via the coding sequence ATGTTCGGGATAGTTCGCGCGTACCTGCCGAAGGCGCTCGTTCTGGCCGCGATCGGATTGCTGACCACCGGAGGAATCGCCGAAGCGGAAACTGCTCCGGCCGTTCCCAACGGCTGCGAGCAGGGCGAATTCTGCGCGTGGTCCGGCGGGCTCTACGGCGGTACGGTGCAGTTCCTCGACCTCCGCACGGCCAATCCCGGCGAGTGCATCCCGCTCGGCGGGGCCACGCGGTCCTTCGTCAACCGGCTGGACCGCGAAGTGACCGTGTACCAAGGCCAGGACTGCTCCACCGAGGGCGACTTCAGCACGTACCCGGGCCACGGGACGTTCGTTCCGCAGGCGCCGTTCGTGGTGCGCGCCATCCAGATCTGGGACCACTAG
- a CDS encoding MFS transporter, whose translation MSDRASVFVVFALNGAVYGSWAPRVPALADQAGAGPGTLGLALLGGTAGLLLAAPLSGRWTERFGARRVMVVSTLLSCAVLAVTGLVGSVASLAIALFGLGFASGALDVAMNVGGVSVERRRGTVIMPVFHAGFSFGGLVASAAAGLAAARHWPTDRHFLLAAAVAALVLVLVHRGLPRSAPRAERPVRRARRAPARRPVLWLLAAVPLCSAVAEGASSDWSALLLVTEHGAGQGAAALAFTAFSLAMAVTRLGSAWMQRRFGATRTLVAGAVVAGAGLLTSAVVPAAGPAFAGFVLAGTGLAAAFPVALSLAGSAGERADGSGGEREIAFVTTVAYTGFVAGPPLIGGIAQVTSLSASFVLVAVLAALIAPAAVGASRARHRERAAAELPV comes from the coding sequence ATCAGTGACCGGGCGTCGGTGTTCGTGGTGTTCGCGCTCAACGGCGCGGTCTACGGATCGTGGGCGCCGCGGGTGCCCGCGCTCGCGGACCAGGCCGGGGCCGGTCCCGGCACGCTGGGGCTGGCGCTGCTGGGCGGCACCGCCGGGCTGCTGCTGGCGGCTCCGTTGTCGGGGCGCTGGACGGAGCGGTTCGGGGCACGCCGCGTGATGGTCGTCTCGACGCTGCTGAGCTGCGCCGTGCTGGCGGTGACCGGGCTCGTCGGGTCGGTCGCGTCGCTCGCGATCGCCCTGTTCGGGCTCGGCTTCGCGAGCGGCGCGCTGGACGTGGCGATGAACGTCGGCGGGGTCAGCGTGGAGCGGCGCCGCGGCACGGTGATCATGCCGGTGTTCCACGCGGGATTCAGCTTCGGCGGCCTGGTCGCGTCGGCCGCCGCGGGGCTCGCCGCGGCCCGCCACTGGCCAACCGACCGGCACTTCCTCCTGGCCGCGGCCGTGGCCGCGCTCGTGCTGGTCCTCGTCCACCGCGGTCTGCCGCGATCGGCGCCCCGCGCGGAGCGGCCGGTGCGCCGGGCCCGCAGGGCCCCGGCCCGCCGCCCGGTGCTGTGGTTGCTGGCCGCGGTGCCGCTGTGTTCCGCCGTCGCGGAGGGGGCCAGCTCGGACTGGTCGGCGCTGCTGCTGGTGACCGAGCACGGCGCGGGGCAGGGTGCGGCCGCGCTGGCCTTCACCGCGTTCTCCCTCGCCATGGCGGTGACCCGTCTGGGCAGCGCCTGGATGCAGCGCCGCTTCGGCGCCACCCGCACCCTCGTGGCCGGCGCCGTCGTGGCCGGAGCGGGGTTGCTGACCTCGGCGGTCGTGCCGGCCGCGGGTCCGGCCTTCGCCGGATTCGTCCTGGCCGGCACGGGACTCGCCGCGGCGTTCCCGGTCGCGCTGAGCCTCGCCGGTTCGGCCGGTGAGCGGGCCGACGGCAGTGGCGGGGAACGCGAGATCGCGTTCGTCACCACCGTCGCCTACACCGGCTTCGTGGCCGGCCCGCCGCTGATCGGCGGAATCGCTCAGGTGACCTCGTTGTCCGCTTCGTTTGTGCTGGTCGCGGTTCTGGCGGCGTTGATCGCCCCGGCCGCGGTGGGGGCGAGTCGCGCACGTCACCGTGAACGGGCGGCTGCCGAGCTGCCCGTCTGA
- a CDS encoding cytochrome c oxidase assembly protein: MPSEVSEPATPRRASVLPLLLVCGLLAAVVAVALLALSGGATYQIVGLPDPGLVTQYGVGVVRVLADAASVVCVGSLLLATFLVPPQKSGVLDRDGYAALRTAGTAAWVWFFAALASVLFTAADAAGKPVTELFSPQVLLDLVDAIEQPKAWLWTAGIALLLVLGCRLALSWGWTAVLFGVSLAGLVPVAVTGHSASGGSHDLATNSLLYHLVAASLWVGGLVALLALGWRRGDHLALAARRFSWLALVCWIVMAVSGVINALVRLPLTDLFTTGYGLLVVAKIVALLVLGVFGQQQRSRGVRAVVEGQGGGQLLRLAAVEVLIMFVTIGIATALGRTPPPQEAVQPSTTELLIGYNLPGPPTVLRLLFDWRFDLVFGTAAIVLAVSYLAGVRRLRRKGIAWPAGRTAAWLGGCFVLLIATSSGIGRYSPAMFSVHMGSHMLLSMVAPVLFVLGGPVTLALRALPVAGRDAPPGPREWLLAAVHSPISRVLTHPVVALVLFVGSFYVLYFSGLFGAALNFHWAHLLMNAHFLLTGYVFYWPVIGVDQAPRRLPHLGRLGMMFAAMPFHAFFGVILMSKQTVIGDNFYRALHLPWVSDLLADQRLGGGIAWASGEVPALLVLIALLLQWARADAREAKRKDRREEASGEQELAAYNAMLKQMADQGKPRP, encoded by the coding sequence GTGCCCTCCGAAGTTTCCGAGCCCGCGACCCCCCGCCGGGCGAGTGTTCTCCCGCTGCTGCTGGTGTGCGGGTTGCTGGCGGCGGTGGTGGCCGTCGCGTTGCTCGCGTTGTCGGGCGGCGCCACCTATCAGATCGTGGGCCTGCCCGACCCCGGCCTCGTGACGCAGTACGGCGTCGGTGTGGTGCGGGTGCTCGCCGACGCCGCCTCGGTGGTGTGCGTGGGTTCGCTGCTGCTGGCGACGTTCCTGGTGCCGCCGCAGAAGTCCGGAGTCCTGGACCGGGACGGGTACGCCGCCCTGCGCACCGCGGGGACCGCGGCGTGGGTGTGGTTCTTCGCGGCGCTCGCCTCGGTCCTGTTCACCGCGGCGGACGCGGCGGGCAAGCCGGTCACCGAGCTGTTCTCGCCGCAGGTCCTGCTCGACCTCGTCGACGCGATCGAACAGCCCAAGGCCTGGCTGTGGACCGCGGGCATCGCGCTGCTGCTGGTGCTCGGCTGCCGCCTCGCACTGTCCTGGGGATGGACCGCGGTGCTCTTCGGGGTGTCCCTCGCCGGGCTCGTCCCGGTCGCGGTGACCGGGCACTCCGCGAGCGGTGGCTCCCACGACCTCGCCACGAACAGCCTGCTCTACCACCTGGTGGCCGCGTCGCTGTGGGTCGGCGGCCTGGTCGCGCTGCTCGCCCTCGGCTGGCGGCGCGGCGACCACCTGGCGCTCGCCGCGCGCCGGTTTTCCTGGCTCGCCCTGGTGTGCTGGATCGTGATGGCGGTGTCCGGCGTGATCAACGCGCTGGTCCGGCTGCCGCTGACCGACCTGTTCACCACCGGGTACGGCCTGCTCGTCGTGGCCAAGATCGTAGCCTTGCTCGTGCTCGGGGTGTTCGGCCAGCAACAACGTTCCCGCGGTGTGCGCGCGGTGGTCGAGGGCCAGGGCGGCGGGCAGCTGCTGCGCCTGGCCGCGGTCGAGGTGCTGATCATGTTCGTCACCATCGGCATCGCCACCGCGCTGGGCCGCACCCCGCCGCCGCAGGAAGCCGTGCAGCCCTCGACGACGGAACTGCTCATCGGCTACAACCTGCCCGGCCCGCCCACCGTGCTGCGGCTGCTGTTCGACTGGCGGTTCGACCTGGTCTTCGGCACCGCGGCGATCGTGCTGGCGGTGTCCTACCTGGCAGGTGTGCGGCGGCTGCGGCGCAAGGGGATCGCATGGCCCGCGGGCCGGACGGCGGCGTGGCTCGGCGGGTGCTTCGTGTTGCTGATCGCCACGTCGTCCGGCATCGGGCGCTACTCGCCGGCGATGTTCAGCGTGCACATGGGCAGTCACATGCTCCTGTCGATGGTCGCGCCGGTGCTGTTCGTGCTGGGCGGGCCGGTGACCCTCGCGCTGCGGGCGCTGCCCGTGGCCGGCCGGGACGCCCCGCCGGGTCCGCGCGAATGGCTGCTCGCCGCAGTGCATTCGCCGATTTCGCGCGTGCTCACCCATCCGGTCGTCGCGCTGGTCCTGTTCGTCGGCTCGTTCTACGTTCTGTACTTCTCCGGCCTGTTCGGCGCGGCACTGAATTTCCACTGGGCGCACCTGTTGATGAACGCCCACTTCCTCCTCACCGGGTACGTCTTCTACTGGCCGGTGATCGGGGTGGACCAGGCGCCGCGGCGGCTGCCGCACCTCGGACGGCTCGGCATGATGTTCGCAGCCATGCCGTTCCACGCCTTCTTCGGCGTGATCCTGATGTCGAAGCAGACCGTCATCGGCGACAACTTCTACCGGGCGCTGCACCTGCCGTGGGTGTCCGATCTGCTGGCCGACCAGCGGCTGGGCGGCGGGATCGCGTGGGCGTCGGGCGAGGTGCCGGCGCTGCTGGTGCTGATCGCGCTGCTCCTGCAGTGGGCACGGGCCGACGCGCGGGAGGCGAAGCGGAAGGACCGCCGGGAGGAGGCCAGCGGGGAGCAGGAGCTGGCGGCCTACAACGCGATGCTCAAGCAGATGGCGGACCAGGGCAAGCCGCGCCCCTAG